GAAAAGCTCATAATCTTTCATGGAACTGGGGCTAGTTCTCTGGTGATCCGGGATATTTCATGGACTGAAGGTGAAGCGACATAAGTGATCGAGTCCACTGGACTCCATCCAGTATTGAACTACAATGTCTGAGGAgcaatacggagtacagcaCGCATACAGTACTTTGGTTCACTGGGATTTGCAGCAGAGAAGGTCGAGGAGACTGGCTGGGACCGGCGTTTTCGGTGAATCCCAGTACACCGAGCACGTCACGACCTCGGTCTAACTGTGGAATGCACTTTTGTCAGACCAGTGAGAGAGTACATGGAATGGATTCTGACATGATTCACTCATGATTAtccgtactccatactcGACGGAGTACATTGAAGTCACGAAAGGCAAAAGTCAAACCCGGTAGACTCTTAAGGTTAGGCTAATATCTCCGGACAGGATTACGCACCAATGAATTCAGAATGAAATCAAAATCCGTTACCAATGTGCACTGGGAGTATCGTGTTGTGATGGTGATTGCAATTTCAGTTTCTCTGATATCCAATTTTTCCCCCACTTGGCGTCAGTCTCAAGCCTTTAACCCTTtgccccttttttttttttttttttcagaccGGACAATCACCCCCCggatacaacatagacaacATCATATGCCATGCCGTACGATGCACGAAGTACCAGACACTGACTAGTCTGGCCGCATTCTCTCGATTGGGCCCTCAGTCCCGGGGAGGATCAGGATCGGCCCATGAGGCTCGGACCTGTTTGACTCTCTTTATTTTTCCTCTCGTAAGCCCCGTGATGAGATACACACTTGGTCAAGCTTCATCCCCACATGTGGCTCTGCGATAGGATCTATGGCTCACGCTAATGACTGATGTGGACCCCGTGGACGCCTGTGGACGTCTCTGTTCCCGCCTTTTGTCCCTTCTCCGTACGGAGGTTCATCACTCCGTACTGGCTTACGATTCAGGCCGGGACAGAGATTGCCCCGTTCAAGTTGAGACTACTGAACGATTGAGCTATCTTTGTGAGTTCTGCCTCCGTGGTGCTGTCACAGCAACAAGGGAGGATCGCCGCAGAAACGGTGCCAAGGTTCGTTAATCGAAAGTAATTTGGAAGACCCTAGGACCGTATAaattgtactccgtacatctaAGACGGTTCCACTCCTGCAGTGCGACAATCGTCCCGAAGCCTTGCTAAGCTCTCGGTGTACGCCGAAGGAAGCGATGAATTCTCTCCAGAGTGGAAGGATCCACTGAAACTAGGGCATTGGCTGGAATGTGTGGCGGTTCGCCAAGTAATAATAAaccacacacacacacacacacacacacccACACCCACCACAGATGACCTTGATCTTGACACCGGGAATGTGTAAATGCGTAGGAATCCCCTTTGACTTTTCGAAATGATGGTTGATCTGGAGTCTGGCATCGACAGGGAAAAAGCCTGCCATGGACCTTTTTTCAATCCAGACCTGATCCGAGCGCAAACTCTGACGTGACAGGTGATGTTGCGCTTGTTCAAGGATAGCTCCCTTCACCCGTCGAGTACCCTGGCGCTCTCTGCTCCCGCGGATACTCCTGGACGTCTACCGAGCATTATGCAGGTGCAGAAACCTGTGGAATGCACAACTCTCTCAGTGAACTGGCATTTCCCCACATTCTGCTCATCCCCCCACTAATGCCCCAATACTCCAGATTTATCTACCAACAGGTACTCTCGGCTGTGTACAACACGGGCTCGGTGGAGCGGAACACTTTCTCGGCTGTTTCcatcgtttttttttttttttttcttttacccACGGAGTCCCGCGGAGGAATGGTTTGATACGGATGTCGGCGGCATGGCGGGGGAAATTCGTTCTTGATTTGACGGAATTCTGCTTGCAAGCAGATGCATCTGCACGGATCCGCCGGAGTTCCCCCGCTTTTCTACCTGAGCATTGAGGGCGCTCAGACTACAGGCCATGCTCAAATTCCAGGAATGCTCCTTCGATGCTCGCTGATTACTCACCTGGTGCTCCATCCAATCGGCAACTCCAAATCAAGACGCTATACAGAGAATTTATTAGCCCAGGGTTGTTTGTTCTGGTGTACGAGGTCGTTGATGGCATTGCTACCCTCATATTCCAGAGCACTCATCCTATCCAAAAATAAACACTCCCCACGTCATGAACATGGAGCACAGAGTAAGTTTCCATGTTTCCCCTCAGCGCCTTTTCAAATCTTATAGCTTAACCCCATCTACCGTCATGGACGACGATCCGGATGGCACAATGCTGCAACGGGCAAGAGAAAGTGTGTCGCAAAAACCTGATCGGTCTCGTTGGCGGCAGATGTGCCTACTGTCTCGCAGTTCGCGGCCTCCGCCAGGCGGATAACCCTCCTCTGCGACTCCGACCCATGCTCTCAACAATAGAGGATGAAATGAATGGTTGTACGAGTCACGAAATCCTCGTCTACCGGCACAGCCTTGAGTGACTGAAGATCATGTGTAATCAACAAATGATCAATTATCCAAAAGTCCTACGTTCGATTCTAGATCTAGCTCTGTTCATATCCACAGACCTATACAAACGTCGCCAATCAAGACAGGAAACCCCCCGTCCCCACTCAAGCCGCAGCCTCAATAGACTTCTGGAACTCAGCACTGAACGCATAATCAATATATCCCTTAGGCTCTTTGGGGACATAGAAAGTACCACTGTCATAAGGCACGAACGGGATGCCCTTCTGAATACGGAACGGCAAATCCGGATTCGAGATCCACGGACGTCCAATCCCAACAATAGCATCATAGTCCGCATACTTCTCATCAACCGCCCGAACCGCCGTCTCAGCCTCATACCCACCAGCAACAATGACCGGCGAAGCCTTGCCATACGCCCTGAGGAAGAACTCCAGCTGATCATCCGGCCCAACAGTCGCATTCTCCGCAATGCCAGACTCCACCAAATGCACATACGCAAGTCCCAACTGTGCCGTCTGCGTCGCCAGATACTCAAACTGCGGCTTCGGATCCTCCATCCTCATTCCCTGGAACGTACCCCAAGGACTAAACCGAATCCCAGTCCGATCCGCCCCAACGGCGTCCGCAACAGCCCGCGAAACCTCAACCGCGAACCTCGCCCGACCCTCCACACCCCCACCCCACGCATCCTCCCGCCGATTGCACGTATCCTGAATAAACTGATCAATCAAATACCCATTGGCCGCATGGATCTCGACCCCGTCAAAGCCCGCCGCAACGGCATTCCGCGCCGCTTGCGCATAGTCCGCGATCCATTCGAGGATCTCGGACTCGGACAGCGCGCGCGGCGTAGGAGATTCTGCGTTCAGCGCCGTCGCGCTGCTCGAGATGAGATCGAAGCCGCCCTCGGCCTGCAGAAGCTCCCGGCTGGCAACTCGTCCAAGCGCCCACAGCTGTAGGTAGATGTAGCTGCCTTTTGTGTGCACGGCGTCGGTCACTTCCTTCCATGCGGCGATCTGCGCGTCGTTGTAG
The nucleotide sequence above comes from Penicillium digitatum chromosome 1, complete sequence. Encoded proteins:
- a CDS encoding NADH:flavin oxidoreductase/NADH oxidase family protein, whose product is MTKLFTPLRVGRVELSNRIAMAPMTRFRADDKYTPLPFVKEYYAQRASVPGTLLISEATSISARAGGYPNAPGIYNDAQIAAWKEVTDAVHTKGSYIYLQLWALGRVASRELLQAEGGFDLISSSATALNAESPTPRALSESEILEWIADYAQAARNAVAAGFDGVEIHAANGYLIDQFIQDTCNRREDAWGGGVEGRARFAVEVSRAVADAVGADRTGIRFSPWGTFQGMRMEDPKPQFEYLATQTAQLGLAYVHLVESGIAENATVGPDDQLEFFLRAYGKASPVIVAGGYEAETAVRAVDEKYADYDAIVGIGRPWISNPDLPFRIQKGIPFVPYDSGTFYVPKEPKGYIDYAFSAEFQKSIEAAA